A window of Natrinema versiforme contains these coding sequences:
- a CDS encoding tyrosine-type recombinase/integrase, with product MSERAESIDYFLADIEQHGRNKRTVSAYQRVLSRFEGFLSDRFGKTPTEAGYRDCMAFTHELRSQYAESTVASYASYLNRFYGYLVRVGRHDENPMELVLEEMNESIESNPSRRDIQLTDMRDFVATVRHPLHRAVILTLLKTGIRSGELCNLDLIDLNLDHEAAYWHPRAQIDAGPNSIYISPDHSYGKESEGAVRTASNKRKRETIIPVDSELENALLRWLAIRPDSVSETDPLFAGTVDRWGERITIDMVHHIVEQYATEYGWYRTGGGAAENVTPHYFRHFFTTHLRDRTGDRGVVKYLRGDVASDIIDTYTHNWGDRVRETYLDNIYSLTSNPGQIF from the coding sequence ATGAGTGAACGAGCAGAGTCGATCGACTACTTCCTCGCGGATATCGAGCAACACGGTCGTAATAAACGGACAGTTTCAGCGTATCAACGCGTTCTTTCTCGTTTTGAGGGGTTCCTCTCCGATCGGTTCGGAAAAACGCCTACAGAAGCCGGCTATCGGGATTGTATGGCCTTCACTCATGAGCTGCGTTCACAATACGCAGAGAGTACGGTCGCGAGTTACGCATCGTACTTGAATCGCTTTTATGGATATCTCGTTCGCGTCGGACGACACGACGAGAACCCAATGGAACTCGTTTTAGAGGAAATGAACGAGTCGATTGAGTCGAATCCATCTCGCAGAGACATTCAGCTCACAGATATGCGCGACTTCGTCGCAACCGTCCGTCATCCCCTTCATAGGGCGGTTATATTGACGTTATTGAAGACGGGGATTCGGTCTGGAGAGCTGTGCAACCTCGATCTAATCGATCTAAATCTCGATCACGAAGCCGCCTACTGGCATCCACGAGCTCAAATTGACGCCGGACCGAATTCGATCTACATTTCGCCGGATCATTCGTATGGAAAAGAATCGGAAGGAGCCGTGCGAACAGCCTCCAACAAGCGTAAACGTGAAACTATCATTCCTGTCGATAGCGAACTCGAGAATGCACTTCTTCGCTGGCTCGCGATTCGGCCTGATTCAGTTTCCGAAACCGATCCGCTGTTCGCTGGGACTGTCGACCGATGGGGAGAACGGATTACGATCGATATGGTGCATCACATCGTCGAACAGTACGCCACTGAGTACGGGTGGTATCGAACCGGTGGCGGGGCGGCAGAGAATGTGACGCCCCACTACTTCCGGCACTTCTTCACAACACATCTACGGGATCGGACCGGCGATCGTGGCGTTGTGAAGTATCTCCGTGGCGACGTTGCAAGCGATATCATCGACACCTACACCCACAACTGGGGGGATCGGGTTCGTGAGACGTATCTCGATAATATTTACTCGCTCACGTCGAACCCTGGTCAGATATTTTGA
- a CDS encoding site-specific integrase — MGERLHGHDWFKIREQVLERDNGSCRNCGEGSNLVVHHIVPISGQGTNQVTNLVTLCRPCHRSAHNHRWKEESDSSPESTSRKIFSTEAISTVCRSTRHPLHLALIGIVAKTGIGVGEICNLDLTDVALVKSDTTDTLPELSGSGLQIRYGGAIPYSNRRERKERTVIPADSELEDILLRWIAIRPDNPHTDALFVKTKEKWGERIDPSTVRYVFEKIGRDHGLYSENNEMKNLTPVSLRYFFEERFNGRPVHRKYILGQGAGADIDYLSLEDDYRKNVFKISDQGST; from the coding sequence ATGGGTGAGCGACTTCACGGACACGATTGGTTCAAGATCCGTGAGCAAGTACTGGAACGTGATAACGGGAGTTGTCGAAACTGTGGGGAAGGAAGTAATTTAGTCGTCCACCATATCGTCCCCATTAGCGGTCAGGGAACGAATCAAGTGACGAATTTGGTCACCCTTTGTCGGCCGTGTCATCGGTCCGCCCATAACCACCGATGGAAGGAAGAGAGTGATTCGTCACCGGAATCAACTTCACGGAAAATTTTCTCTACAGAGGCAATTTCGACCGTTTGTAGGTCTACTCGGCATCCGCTTCATCTTGCTCTTATCGGTATTGTCGCAAAAACCGGAATCGGAGTTGGCGAGATATGCAACCTCGATCTCACGGACGTTGCTCTCGTCAAAAGTGATACTACAGACACCCTCCCGGAACTGTCCGGATCTGGCCTACAGATACGATATGGTGGAGCAATCCCGTATAGCAATCGTCGTGAGAGAAAGGAACGCACCGTCATTCCGGCCGATTCCGAACTGGAAGACATCTTGCTGAGGTGGATAGCAATTCGGCCGGATAATCCGCATACCGATGCCCTATTCGTTAAAACGAAGGAAAAATGGGGTGAGCGGATCGATCCATCCACAGTCCGATACGTATTTGAGAAAATAGGACGGGATCACGGGCTGTATTCCGAAAACAATGAGATGAAGAACTTAACCCCGGTTTCTTTGCGATACTTCTTCGAAGAACGATTTAATGGCCGTCCGGTCCATCGAAAGTACATCCTCGGTCAAGGAGCAGGTGCGGACATTGATTATCTATCGCTTGAAGACGATTACCGGAAAAACGTATTCAAAATATCTGACCAGGGTTCGACGTGA
- a CDS encoding DUF5805 domain-containing protein, with the protein MASDDRTAVKTYVPQYQKEKWAEHADELEMSQSEFVRTMVQAGRSDFGIPSMDNLVSNAEESTESNDDGFQDRILALLEREGVLDWDELVDRLIDDIEEDVDTALGQLQDDNLVRYSGRKGGYVRTSNE; encoded by the coding sequence ATGGCTTCCGATGATCGAACTGCCGTGAAAACCTACGTCCCGCAGTATCAGAAGGAGAAGTGGGCTGAACACGCTGACGAACTCGAGATGAGCCAGAGCGAGTTCGTCCGAACGATGGTTCAAGCCGGCCGCAGTGATTTCGGTATCCCCTCAATGGACAACCTGGTTTCCAATGCTGAGGAGTCAACGGAGTCGAATGACGACGGCTTTCAGGATCGAATTCTCGCTCTACTCGAGCGGGAAGGCGTCTTGGATTGGGACGAACTCGTTGACAGACTCATTGACGATATAGAAGAGGACGTAGACACGGCGTTAGGACAGCTTCAAGACGACAATCTCGTTCGATACAGTGGTCGTAAGGGAGGATACGTTCGGACCAGCAATGAGTGA
- a CDS encoding PH domain-containing protein, giving the protein MRSLHPASVAVRSLSRSLNTGFLFFVVGIVVSPGGNGTDLLSVGALVAIGIITGIIYEFAYYRRFRYELTDDTFDVTSGVFARRDRELPVGRIQNVDIRQNVIGRVLGIAAVHIETAGGGQTEVSLQYVAEDEAHRLRRRLRRGASAETADATDSSPTETGAQATESEREIDEDEQLLFEIRPHELAILSIFTIDPGASLLGGIALSFASGFDPATLLPTDRIAGLPGPESGLLTLAWGLVLFLLAAWVISAALTFTRYYGFRLTRVGDELYYERGLLQRYSGTIPLEKVQTLTVSESIPFRWFGYAALSVETAGYAPGQSDSRGTESAIPLADADRVAELARAIEPFGPIDLESPPRRARERYAVRYSLVVAAIVGGAYVLARYTAVVRQWYVLAVLAVLVPVAAHLKWSNRGYRIGDRYFLTRTGFWRRTTKVVPYYRVQAVIHQATIFQRRRRLASVTADTASSASLLGRAAIAYDVDEKRGLEMQALIEERLQDRLRARQRERTVGQWFGDSSGDESADDEPSTEPGDDG; this is encoded by the coding sequence ATGAGGTCGCTCCACCCGGCGTCAGTCGCCGTCCGATCGCTCTCGCGGAGCCTCAACACCGGCTTCCTGTTCTTCGTCGTCGGCATCGTCGTCTCGCCGGGCGGGAACGGGACCGATCTGCTGTCGGTCGGCGCGCTCGTCGCGATCGGCATCATCACAGGAATCATCTACGAGTTCGCGTACTACCGACGGTTCCGGTACGAACTCACCGACGACACATTCGACGTCACCTCCGGGGTGTTCGCTCGCAGGGACCGCGAACTCCCCGTCGGACGGATCCAGAACGTCGATATCAGACAGAACGTGATCGGTCGCGTTCTCGGTATCGCCGCCGTCCACATCGAGACCGCGGGCGGTGGCCAGACCGAGGTCAGCCTGCAGTACGTCGCCGAGGACGAGGCCCACCGGCTCAGGCGACGACTCCGGCGCGGCGCGAGCGCCGAAACTGCCGACGCGACCGACTCGAGTCCCACCGAAACGGGAGCGCAGGCGACGGAGAGCGAACGGGAGATCGACGAAGACGAGCAACTCCTGTTCGAGATTCGGCCGCACGAACTCGCGATTCTGAGTATCTTCACCATCGATCCGGGGGCGAGTCTGCTGGGCGGCATCGCGCTCTCGTTCGCCAGCGGCTTCGATCCCGCGACGTTGCTCCCGACCGACCGCATCGCGGGGCTCCCGGGTCCGGAATCGGGATTGCTCACGCTCGCGTGGGGACTCGTCCTCTTCTTGCTCGCCGCGTGGGTCATCAGCGCGGCGCTTACCTTCACCCGGTACTACGGCTTCCGACTCACCCGCGTCGGCGACGAACTCTACTACGAACGCGGGCTCCTCCAGCGCTACAGCGGGACGATCCCCCTCGAGAAGGTTCAGACGCTCACCGTCTCGGAGTCGATCCCGTTCCGGTGGTTCGGCTACGCCGCACTGAGCGTCGAGACGGCCGGCTACGCGCCCGGCCAGTCCGACTCCCGCGGGACGGAGTCCGCGATTCCGCTCGCCGACGCCGATCGCGTGGCCGAACTCGCGCGGGCGATCGAACCGTTCGGCCCGATCGACCTCGAGTCCCCGCCGCGACGGGCGCGCGAGCGGTACGCGGTCCGGTATTCGCTCGTCGTCGCCGCCATCGTCGGCGGTGCGTACGTGCTGGCGCGGTATACGGCGGTCGTCCGGCAGTGGTACGTCCTCGCCGTGCTCGCCGTCCTCGTCCCGGTCGCCGCTCATCTGAAGTGGTCGAACCGAGGGTACCGAATCGGTGACCGATACTTTCTCACCCGCACGGGCTTCTGGCGACGGACGACCAAAGTCGTCCCCTACTACCGGGTGCAGGCCGTCATCCATCAGGCGACGATCTTCCAGCGTCGACGCCGACTCGCCAGCGTGACGGCCGACACCGCAAGCTCCGCGTCGCTCCTCGGGCGGGCCGCGATCGCCTACGACGTGGACGAAAAGCGGGGACTCGAGATGCAGGCCCTCATCGAAGAGCGATTACAGGACCGACTCCGCGCGCGCCAGCGCGAACGGACGGTCGGACAGTGGTTTGGTGACTCGAGTGGCGACGAGTCGGCGGACGACGAGCCGTCGACTGAGCCCGGCGACGACGGGTGA